From the Anguilla rostrata isolate EN2019 chromosome 5, ASM1855537v3, whole genome shotgun sequence genome, the window TTGCAGGGAGTCGCGCCTGATAATTCTGTTTACCGGTTGACAGGTTCCTCAAGTCATTTTACacaaagctagctagctagcgttagctatcTTTTCAGCTTCTTTCCCAAGTCAAGAAGTTAACTAACTCATGGCATGGCTGCATGACAGATTATCGTTGTCACGTACAGTACCCAGTGTATTTCAAAGGTAACGGTAGCACTTAGGCTAACCTGGCGGAAGACAGGCCACAACTGTAACTGGGAACAATCTTGACCCCTTGACTTCAAACATTCGAAGTCATTAGCAGTCAGTTTGCTTTCAGTCACTAGAGATATTGCTACCTAGCCATATCGAAGTCTTTTAGTTGGCTAACGGTGCATTTCTCTGGAGCAAGGCATTGCAGCTAGACTAAAAAAGCGATCGCAAATTGCTAACGTACAAACCCAATACTAAGAATACACTTCAGTGATCTACAGAGATctgaattgatttaaaaaacgTTTCCATTGGTGCTAACGTTAGCACACCATCTAGATCACTCAAGTGACCGCGAAGTGTATTccaatatttgaatatttctttACGGCCAAGTGCCACATCAGCATATCGTATTTTATCAGCTTCCTAGCTGACTTGCTAGTGACTGCATTTACAGTTGTGTATTGTAGATAGCCGAAGCCTAGACAGGCAGAATGCCACTTTGTAGATTCAGGAAATGTGCGTGGGCGGCGACATGTCACATTGCTTACCCGCCTTTGTGCGCACGTGTAGAGCTTTGGATCCAGGTATATCAGGCTGACACATTGAGGAAATGTGTGTTAGACAGCAGTTACGATTGGTTATAacttataatttaatataacttGGCTAATCACAGAACGTGATTTTATTATCACGTACTGTGATTGGACTGCCATATGCTTAATAGCAAACCTAGTTCCATAAGTTAGCATTATTACTACAGTATTTGTTGCGCAATCATTTGGACTTTGAAATCCTTAAGATATTTTAAAGTAACGTCAACAAACTACCAGGGCAGATTAGCTGACTAGTTACACTGATTTAAGAGCAAAGAAAGTCAACAACATACTGTCGTGGGAAGGTCAACGCTACCTCGTAAGCATGGTCACTAATTATAGACAAGTTTCTGCACCACTGAGATATGTCCCCCTGTGGGAGGAGAAAGCCGACTAATAGCTGCTAATTTCTTTTACATTAAGTAGTCAGATGCACGAAGGCGTTGATGGTTTTTAGAggcttaaatgtattttaatttgattgcCGACGTAATCGGCGTTTGGAGAGCACACGTGTAAGTCTCAAAATGTCACCGAGTGAGGCTCACTGGATAGCTCGCTGGAATATCTGAAAGGCTAaggtttattttgaaaacagcgGCGATAGAGATATGTATCTATTAGAAAGCATTTGCAAGTTGCAAACAAAAATCAACATTGTCAGTGTGGGAAGTGATCTAAAATTATCTTGCAGCCAGAATATCTAGTGCTAGGATTATGCACCTGATTTATGCGTTTTAAATATATATGGAAAACTGGTATGCTGTAATTTGCACACGACACAATATAGTATCgattgcattgtgtttttacttCGTTTCGCATAATTGAAAAAACACAACCCGTAATTGCTCGTAATGTAGCTCATAGGTTCAAAAGTTCATTTGAGGCCGTCTGACGACCCTGGGATGGCCAACCTAAGAACTGCTGTAAATTACTGCCACTGCCTACGTTGAGAACAACATAGAGCCACCGATTTTACAAATACAGTGTAAACAGTTGCGATTATGATAGGTAAATAAGACTGGATCGGCAAAACAGATCAATATTACTTAGCTCTGTAACTGAGGTCAATAGATTGATCCATGAATTAGAGAGGGCTGAGACGACTGTAAGAAAATCCCGCAGCCTGCGTtggagtttttttgttgtgtgctCGCGGACTCTCCAGCGGGCAACAGCTGCAGGAAGTTGGTTTGTGATCGCGCGAGACGCTCATTAATATTGTCTTGAAAATGAAGTTATGGAGGAAGTGAACAGAGGACTGAACGAACTGAATTTAAAAGTGCCCGTGTGCGCTCCCTACAGTAACCCGATCCTCGCAGCACGGTTTCAGGGAGAACTACGCCCACCGGTTTCAGTGCGGAGGTGCAATGACCTTGCCTTAGGGCGCGTGCCCAGAGAGCGGGCGGAGTCAGAGGCCGACTGGACGATACGTGCGCGCTCTGGGTTCACTACCGAGCATTCATTCAGCAACATTCAGCAGACTGGTTGTTCATCTTCTTCATCTGCTTGTTCATCTGCCAGTACAGTGTTTGTCTGCCGAATTAAAGATGAGGTAGATGCATGACAGGCTCCCAGGTGTGCTGGTGTGTAGTACTGCTAACGCTGCAGGTAAAATCATAGTCGCactcagttctttttttaaaaagaaaacatcttaACTGTTCCAGAAATTATCTTCTCAAACTTGGATTCTAGATCCAGACATTTGAGgaggttaaaacatttttattttgttcttcattACATTATATAGGCCTGCATGGTTTGCATACTGGCTGACACCAAGTATTTAGCAAATTCCAGCTGACCTCCTTCCTGAGCTCATAAACCTCAGCTCTGTGAGCCCATGACAGGTTTAAATTGgggtatataaaacagatgcTATCTTTCGGTTgtctttgaaatattattttgtctttattggTATTCAGCTACATTGAAATGTTGGCATTTGGCAGTGTATTCTGTCTCTGGTTTTAACACTAGAGTTTGGAAACACAACCTCCTGACCAGTGTTGTTCTCCTGTTCCCCCGATGCAGGAATTGGGGGTTCAGAGCTGATAGGtaagcgtgtgtttgtgtttcctgtgaAGGACACAAAGCCGGGTTATCAGATGCAGCTACTGGTGTTGCAGTGGTGTGAGCTTCCCTTCGCTTGCTTGCGTGGTAAtaagactgaacagctgtgacttCTCAGGGTCATGGTCAGGGCTCCATGTTTCTGACTTCCTGTCTTGTTATTTACACTCTGAATAATCAAAGGCTCTTCAGTTTTTTATACTGAAGAAAATCCATCTTTCTGAACGCCTACCTATGCAATCCACCTCTGAATAGTCGTAGAAAGTGTTATTGGTGATTgatgtgttgctgttgttttggcaCTGAGAGGGCACTGGTGGTTCAGCGAGTAAATGTAGAAAGATCACGTTATGTTCTGCAGCTGACTCCATCTGGCTGTGTAAGAATGGCAGGCTATCTTCCTAGGCCTTATTCAATGCAAACACGATTATCTTCATCCTTAATGACAGCTAAACTTTGTTAAACCTGTGCAGTTTGTCAGCGATAAGGACGGGTCATTTAGCAGTGAGATACAGACCACAGTATCCTTGTATAGGCAGGGCGCCCTTCCCCAGTGTGGAGGTTTGACTGCTGTATTGCGTTTCCAGGGAGACGCTGTGGGGCCCACGTGACCGTTGATGGCGTCCGGCAGACTGGAGTGACGGTGTCCATGGGGGTGGTTGCCACCATGGAGCGCGAGGGCCAGCggggggagcaggggcaggCGGTGCTGCTGCCCGGGGTGGACCCTCGAAAGAAGCCCTACGTGTGCGGGTCGTGTGCGGCCTTCTCCAACATCGTCATCACCTTCCCCATCCAGAAGGTCCTGTTCCGGCAGCAGCTGTTCGGCGTGCGGGCGGGCGAGGCCGTGACCCAGCTGCGGCGGGACGGGCTGCGGAACCTGTACCGGGGCCTGCTGCCGCCCCTGCTGCAGAAGACCACCACGGTGGCGCTCATGTTCGGCCTGTACGAGGACTTCTCGCGTCTGCTGCCCCGCCACGCGGGGGCGCCAGAGCTGCTGACCCGCAGCCTGGCGGCCGTGCTGGCGGGCACCGCCGAGGCCGCCTTCACGCCCTTCGAGCGCGTGCAGACGCTGCTGCAGGACCCCCGGCACCACGGCCGCTTCCACAACACCTTCCACACCTTCCGGACTCTTCTGCGGGACCACGGGGTGCGGGAGTGCTACCGCGGCCTGGTGCCCATCCTGCTGCGCAACGGGCCCAGCAACGCCCTCTTCTTCGGCCTGCGGGGGCCGATCAAGCAGCGGCTGCCCGAGGCGCAGTCGCCCGCCGCCCACCTGGTCAACGACTTCATCTGCGGCGGGCTGCTGGGC encodes:
- the slc25a51a gene encoding mitochondrial nicotinamide adenine dinucleotide transporter SLC25A51 isoform X2; protein product: MGVVATMEREGQRGEQGQAVLLPGVDPRKKPYVCGSCAAFSNIVITFPIQKVLFRQQLFGVRAGEAVTQLRRDGLRNLYRGLLPPLLQKTTTVALMFGLYEDFSRLLPRHAGAPELLTRSLAAVLAGTAEAAFTPFERVQTLLQDPRHHGRFHNTFHTFRTLLRDHGVRECYRGLVPILLRNGPSNALFFGLRGPIKQRLPEAQSPAAHLVNDFICGGLLGAMLGFLFYPLNVLKARMQAQVGGAFAPSRAVLLTIWRERDGKVTHLFRGAHLNYHRSILSWGIINATYELLLKVM
- the slc25a51a gene encoding mitochondrial nicotinamide adenine dinucleotide transporter SLC25A51 isoform X1: MIGRRCGAHVTVDGVRQTGVTVSMGVVATMEREGQRGEQGQAVLLPGVDPRKKPYVCGSCAAFSNIVITFPIQKVLFRQQLFGVRAGEAVTQLRRDGLRNLYRGLLPPLLQKTTTVALMFGLYEDFSRLLPRHAGAPELLTRSLAAVLAGTAEAAFTPFERVQTLLQDPRHHGRFHNTFHTFRTLLRDHGVRECYRGLVPILLRNGPSNALFFGLRGPIKQRLPEAQSPAAHLVNDFICGGLLGAMLGFLFYPLNVLKARMQAQVGGAFAPSRAVLLTIWRERDGKVTHLFRGAHLNYHRSILSWGIINATYELLLKVM